A window of the Mesotoga prima MesG1.Ag.4.2 genome harbors these coding sequences:
- a CDS encoding ABC transporter ATP-binding protein, translating to MGIIEVSGLSKNYNGFTAVKSIDFSVEKGEVFGFLGPNGAGKTTTINMLTGLARPTSGRIDIAGKDGIREIKKVQRLIGIVPDESNLYDDLSGYENLVFCSALYGVRKSEREEKARSLLKQFGLDDTGKRPFKAFSKGMKRKLTIAAGLIHDPEILFLDEPTTGIDVESARQIRSLVRELNDRGTTIFLTTHYIEEAERLCDRIGFIVGGRIVKIGTVADLMKEAQRENIVEFTLGSDPVDLKKQLIEEFSNVTINLRPGNTLRITSLEPIKLMPFMSFFGSRGIDVYEAKIVRPSLEEVFVKVTGIEVEKMKTEKEGKKK from the coding sequence TTGGGAATTATTGAAGTCTCCGGCCTTTCAAAAAACTACAACGGCTTCACTGCCGTGAAAAGTATCGACTTCTCGGTTGAAAAGGGAGAGGTATTCGGTTTCCTTGGACCTAACGGAGCCGGAAAGACTACTACGATAAACATGCTCACGGGTCTGGCAAGACCCACTTCGGGAAGGATCGATATTGCAGGCAAAGACGGTATCAGAGAGATCAAGAAGGTTCAGAGATTGATCGGGATTGTTCCTGATGAGAGCAACCTTTACGATGATCTTAGCGGCTATGAGAACCTTGTCTTCTGTTCGGCTCTCTATGGGGTTAGAAAGTCTGAAAGAGAAGAAAAGGCGAGGTCTCTGCTGAAGCAGTTTGGTCTTGATGATACAGGAAAGAGACCTTTCAAGGCTTTTTCAAAGGGGATGAAAAGAAAGCTCACGATCGCCGCGGGCTTAATTCACGATCCAGAGATTCTCTTCCTCGATGAACCCACTACAGGTATCGACGTCGAAAGCGCAAGGCAGATAAGGTCTTTGGTAAGAGAACTGAACGACCGGGGAACCACGATCTTTCTGACCACGCATTACATAGAAGAGGCCGAAAGGTTGTGCGATAGGATTGGTTTCATCGTCGGGGGAAGAATTGTAAAGATAGGTACCGTGGCCGACCTGATGAAAGAAGCTCAGAGAGAAAATATTGTTGAATTCACTCTTGGAAGTGATCCCGTTGATCTCAAGAAGCAATTGATTGAAGAGTTCAGCAACGTGACTATAAACCTCCGACCTGGTAACACACTTAGAATAACCTCTTTGGAGCCAATAAAACTGATGCCGTTTATGAGCTTCTTCGGTTCCCGTGGGATTGATGTGTACGAGGCGAAGATAGTCAGACCGTCCCTTGAGGAGGTCTTTGTTAAAGTGACCGGAATAGAGGTTGAGAAGATGAAGACAGAGAAAGAGGGGAAGAAAAAATGA
- a CDS encoding arylsulfatase — MEIQSSRLLRKVLIGATGSALALTSALAANYEDTMPLETVKPAPNLEEVLPHPEQREEAMAKLAEFESRTGKRPNILVYLMDDVGWGDLGVYGGGVAVGAPTPNMDALARDGLMLTSAYSQPSSSPTRATLLTGQLPVRHGILRPTLYNEPGGLTNAVTLAQLLSDAGYVTQAVGKWHMGENPGSQPQNVGFDDFSGFLSVSDLYTEWRDPYFYPEIATSEERTEMIREWAFEKYWVHAEKGGTIEQVKEIDIEVSSHLDEYWKDYSIEFIEKMADSDQPFFLYHCTRGAHFDNYPRDEYEGSSPAKQVYKDTIVELDDILGELVAALERTGQLENTLIFIASDNGPEMESWPDSAYSPFRGAKGSTWEGGVRVPAIFYWKGMIEPGRASDGLFDIADIFNTCLTLAGATDSIPTDRFIDGVDQTSFLLAEEGLSNRKYIYYWLMSYFSAVRVAEYKYVQFAESDSGEGIVNPGGFTGYIMAFPYYHLYNLYLDPKEEHNVSIRKLVFTDLFLEAMKKHIDTFLEYPPVVEIITGH; from the coding sequence ATGGAAATTCAAAGTTCCAGGTTACTGAGAAAAGTGCTTATTGGAGCCACCGGAAGCGCTCTCGCTCTCACATCTGCGCTTGCGGCCAACTATGAAGACACTATGCCGCTCGAAACCGTGAAGCCGGCCCCGAATCTGGAGGAGGTATTACCTCATCCGGAGCAGAGAGAAGAAGCAATGGCGAAGTTGGCCGAATTTGAGAGCAGAACTGGGAAACGGCCCAACATACTTGTATACCTAATGGATGATGTCGGTTGGGGGGACCTTGGTGTTTATGGTGGAGGTGTCGCTGTAGGAGCGCCGACTCCAAACATGGATGCACTTGCAAGAGACGGACTCATGCTTACTTCTGCTTATTCGCAACCTTCTTCTTCACCAACCAGGGCGACTCTTCTTACGGGACAGCTCCCAGTCAGGCATGGAATACTAAGGCCAACGCTGTACAACGAGCCCGGAGGACTGACAAATGCAGTTACACTTGCCCAGTTGTTGAGCGATGCCGGTTACGTTACTCAAGCTGTTGGAAAATGGCACATGGGAGAGAATCCCGGTTCTCAGCCTCAAAACGTTGGATTTGATGACTTCTCGGGTTTTCTCAGTGTGTCGGACCTGTACACAGAGTGGCGGGATCCATACTTCTACCCCGAAATTGCCACCAGCGAAGAGAGAACCGAGATGATACGGGAGTGGGCTTTCGAGAAGTACTGGGTTCACGCAGAAAAGGGCGGCACAATCGAACAGGTTAAAGAGATAGATATCGAGGTATCTTCACATCTAGACGAGTACTGGAAAGACTACTCGATTGAATTTATTGAAAAGATGGCCGATAGCGACCAGCCGTTCTTCCTTTACCACTGCACGAGGGGAGCTCACTTTGACAACTATCCCAGAGACGAGTATGAGGGGTCGTCTCCGGCCAAGCAGGTTTACAAAGACACAATAGTCGAACTTGACGACATACTGGGTGAGCTGGTCGCAGCGCTCGAGAGAACTGGACAACTCGAGAACACACTGATTTTCATCGCGTCCGACAACGGCCCAGAGATGGAATCATGGCCGGACAGCGCTTATTCGCCGTTTAGAGGTGCGAAAGGTTCAACCTGGGAAGGTGGCGTCAGAGTACCCGCAATCTTCTACTGGAAGGGAATGATAGAACCTGGACGGGCCTCCGACGGCCTCTTCGACATTGCCGATATCTTCAATACATGCCTTACACTTGCGGGCGCAACCGATTCTATCCCTACAGACAGGTTTATCGACGGAGTAGACCAGACTTCATTCCTCCTAGCCGAGGAGGGACTCTCAAACAGGAAGTACATCTACTACTGGCTTATGAGCTACTTCTCTGCCGTAAGGGTAGCCGAGTACAAATACGTACAGTTTGCCGAATCGGATTCGGGAGAGGGAATCGTTAATCCCGGAGGCTTTACCGGTTACATAATGGCCTTCCCGTATTATCACCTGTACAATCTCTATCTGGATCCGAAGGAAGAACACAACGTCTCCATAAGAAAACTGGTTTTCACAGATCTCTTCTTGGAAGCCATGAAGAAACATATTGACACATTCCTTGAATATCCACCTGTAGTTGAAATCATTACGGGTCACTAG
- a CDS encoding anaerobic sulfatase maturase, producing MAEGAVDRRTRESINAFHVMVKPTGALCNLDCAYCFYLHKQELINSRNVISDEVLERFIYEYINSQTVPEIVFTWQGGEPTLLGIDFFKKVVDYERLYCPPGKKIANDLQTNGTLLDEKWCSFLKEHNFLVGISIDGPERLHNVYRKSRSGGPTFQKVLNAVRLLHKYEILFNTLTAVNRINAKYPGEVYRFLRDTAGSTRMQFIPIAEPKVFKSSPTTFIPEDSMPITGSTEALPGKHASLVADWSVVPEDYGSFLNGVFDIWYREDIGKVFVFLFECALAQWLGMEASLCIFSETCGKALALEADGSLYSCDHFVYPEHRLGNIKDRRLLEMVTLTSQTVFGVSKAATLPEYCNKCEYLFACHGECPKNRFVKTPDGEPGLNYLCSGLKKYFSHIDPYMKKLAEEYRSRK from the coding sequence ATGGCAGAGGGCGCAGTCGATAGGAGAACGAGGGAAAGTATAAATGCGTTTCACGTTATGGTCAAACCCACGGGAGCCCTATGCAATCTCGACTGCGCCTACTGCTTTTATTTGCATAAACAGGAGCTTATAAACAGCAGAAACGTTATAAGCGACGAGGTCCTGGAGAGGTTCATCTATGAATACATCAACTCACAGACAGTTCCAGAGATAGTCTTCACCTGGCAGGGAGGGGAGCCCACACTACTTGGAATCGACTTCTTCAAAAAGGTTGTCGATTACGAGAGGCTTTACTGTCCTCCGGGCAAGAAGATTGCCAACGATCTCCAGACAAACGGAACGCTGCTGGATGAAAAGTGGTGCTCGTTTCTCAAAGAACACAACTTTCTCGTTGGAATAAGCATCGACGGCCCGGAGAGACTGCATAACGTCTACAGAAAAAGCAGGAGCGGCGGTCCGACCTTCCAGAAGGTCCTCAATGCTGTAAGACTTTTGCACAAGTACGAGATTCTTTTCAATACCCTGACCGCGGTTAACAGAATAAACGCGAAGTATCCTGGAGAGGTGTATCGCTTTTTGAGGGATACAGCCGGTTCAACCAGAATGCAGTTCATCCCTATAGCAGAACCGAAGGTATTCAAAAGTTCGCCCACTACATTCATTCCCGAAGACAGTATGCCGATTACAGGATCTACTGAAGCCCTGCCAGGTAAGCACGCTTCGCTCGTTGCCGACTGGTCGGTCGTTCCTGAAGACTACGGGAGTTTTCTCAACGGGGTTTTCGATATCTGGTACAGGGAGGATATTGGCAAGGTTTTTGTCTTCCTCTTTGAGTGTGCCCTTGCCCAGTGGCTCGGGATGGAGGCATCGTTGTGCATCTTCTCTGAAACTTGCGGAAAGGCACTTGCGCTGGAGGCCGATGGAAGCCTGTACTCCTGCGATCACTTTGTCTATCCCGAGCACAGGCTCGGAAACATTAAGGACCGGAGGTTGCTCGAAATGGTGACTTTGACATCACAGACTGTCTTCGGGGTTTCGAAAGCTGCCACACTGCCGGAATACTGCAACAAGTGCGAATACCTTTTCGCCTGTCACGGAGAATGCCCGAAGAACAGATTTGTCAAAACGCCAGACGGAGAACCGGGACTGAACTACCTTTGCTCCGGACTGAAAAAATACTTCTCCCATATAGATCCATACATGAAAAAGCTTGCCGAAGAGTATCGGTCGAGAAAGTGA
- a CDS encoding ABC transporter permease — protein MSGVAYWTILMKDMKNYYLKPPNISWGIVFPISWTLMFFVRSGSDVEIRDILPGVMALSVLFGTTSMLAVTITFERKSRSFERLLLAPISLKLLMLAKTTGAILFGIINAFVPVLFALLIVDLSGINWFLVSVSVLLIAVTSTFLGLFIAVSASEVFEAQTFSNFFRFPMMFLCGLFIPIENLPAFLRPFSFVLPLTYGADSLKHAINRNGIIDPLASVFILLGFAALLFLISTRNIERRWIY, from the coding sequence ATGAGTGGAGTAGCCTACTGGACAATCCTTATGAAGGATATGAAGAACTACTATTTGAAGCCACCAAACATAAGCTGGGGAATTGTGTTTCCTATCTCATGGACCCTCATGTTCTTTGTGCGATCGGGAAGCGACGTAGAAATAAGAGACATTTTGCCGGGGGTTATGGCTCTCTCCGTTCTCTTTGGGACTACATCGATGCTTGCAGTTACGATAACTTTCGAACGAAAAAGTAGGTCATTTGAACGCTTGCTTCTAGCTCCCATAAGCCTCAAGCTTCTAATGCTTGCAAAAACCACTGGGGCAATACTTTTCGGAATTATCAACGCTTTTGTTCCGGTTCTCTTTGCCCTCTTGATTGTCGACCTATCTGGAATAAACTGGTTCCTGGTTTCAGTTAGTGTGCTGCTAATTGCCGTGACTTCGACCTTTCTTGGTCTTTTCATAGCAGTTTCGGCTAGCGAAGTATTCGAAGCGCAGACGTTTTCTAACTTCTTCCGTTTTCCTATGATGTTTCTTTGTGGTCTCTTCATCCCTATAGAGAATCTGCCGGCGTTTTTGAGACCATTTTCCTTCGTCCTTCCACTGACCTATGGTGCCGATTCTCTTAAACACGCTATAAACAGAAATGGAATCATAGATCCTCTGGCGAGCGTTTTTATATTGCTGGGCTTTGCCGCACTGCTCTTTTTAATAAGTACGCGGAATATTGAGAGAAGATGGATCTACTAG
- a CDS encoding PH domain-containing protein: METIVFKFSLPTSAIMLNIGIVVFVAVIFVFSLFKTKGWQKTISLIIIGSLFVFFIFLFLIFPFTNAVKFDGENVVLNALPFGRKTIAIDSAEIVGIIDWTEERDFEPTVRTNGASTGLYKVGWFRLRNGSKAFIMTARSKAFVMKSEDIYYLISPDELQEFADVIYSN; the protein is encoded by the coding sequence ATGGAGACAATCGTGTTCAAGTTTTCATTACCCACATCTGCGATTATGCTGAATATTGGAATCGTTGTTTTTGTTGCGGTGATATTCGTTTTCTCTCTATTCAAGACAAAGGGCTGGCAGAAGACTATTTCACTAATAATCATAGGCAGTCTGTTCGTCTTCTTCATATTTCTCTTCCTGATATTTCCATTCACAAACGCCGTGAAATTTGACGGCGAAAACGTTGTTCTGAATGCACTTCCCTTCGGAAGAAAGACGATAGCAATAGATTCAGCTGAAATCGTTGGAATTATCGACTGGACTGAAGAGAGGGACTTCGAGCCGACGGTAAGAACCAACGGAGCATCTACAGGCCTATACAAAGTGGGCTGGTTCCGACTCAGAAATGGCTCCAAGGCCTTCATCATGACTGCAAGATCGAAAGCCTTCGTCATGAAATCCGAGGATATTTACTACTTGATCTCTCCGGATGAGCTTCAGGAATTTGCCGATGTAATTTATTCAAATTAG
- a CDS encoding MarR family winged helix-turn-helix transcriptional regulator, with protein sequence MIFDDKIGSLFEKIASLHINLSRHARLALEPHGITYPQFGALLVLSSRGEMTQKQLSSHLETDTTNTMVICVGLEKKQLITREQSSEDKRANIVSITAKGREIFQKSMAVLRESYGPTANSISEKKRDTVNSVLDKLLESLNTLR encoded by the coding sequence ATGATCTTCGATGACAAGATTGGAAGCCTATTCGAGAAAATTGCTTCGTTGCACATAAACCTCAGCAGACATGCACGGCTTGCCCTGGAACCTCATGGTATTACCTACCCACAGTTCGGCGCACTGCTCGTTCTTTCAAGCCGCGGAGAGATGACCCAGAAGCAGCTCTCCTCACATCTCGAAACGGACACAACGAACACCATGGTGATATGTGTCGGACTGGAGAAGAAGCAGCTCATAACGAGAGAACAGTCCTCTGAAGACAAGCGGGCAAACATCGTCTCAATAACAGCAAAGGGAAGAGAGATATTTCAAAAGTCCATGGCAGTGCTTAGAGAGAGCTATGGTCCGACTGCTAATTCAATTTCGGAGAAGAAAAGAGACACGGTGAACTCAGTCCTGGACAAGTTACTTGAATCACTGAACACACTTCGGTAA
- a CDS encoding ArsR/SmtB family transcription factor translates to MNLEINVLKALADNTRYEIIKLLLRREFCVRALSRRLGISEPAVSQHLKVLRSAHLVKGHKKGYFTHYSVDRGKLKELSNQLAELCEESSDTLLSDSIAILQESISGSLDSSGESD, encoded by the coding sequence GTGAATCTCGAAATCAATGTATTGAAGGCACTTGCAGATAATACAAGGTACGAAATTATTAAGCTGCTTCTTCGGAGGGAGTTCTGCGTTAGAGCTCTTTCAAGAAGACTCGGTATTTCCGAGCCAGCCGTCTCTCAGCATCTTAAGGTGCTTCGGAGCGCGCATCTTGTCAAGGGTCATAAGAAAGGATATTTCACCCATTATTCTGTGGACAGAGGAAAGTTGAAGGAGTTGTCGAATCAACTTGCTGAGCTCTGTGAAGAATCTTCAGATACTCTTCTCTCTGACAGCATTGCAATTCTGCAGGAATCGATTAGCGGTAGTTTGGACTCCAGTGGGGAAAGCGATTAG
- a CDS encoding formate/nitrite transporter family protein has protein sequence MERSVVSPSENAESFVEIGFAKTNLTIVKEFVLGILGGAFIAFAAQGSNVAIHTIGSVGLSKTLAGALFATGLMMVVVSGAELFTGNSLIVISCLQKKSKWVSMFRNWLFVYLGNFAGSLLIAYFVLHSGQLGFSEGLLGGYTIKIAAYKTGLSFESAFFMGILCNWLVCIAIWMASASKDIAGKILAIFFPIWLFITSGFEHSVANMYYIPAGILAKANEEFAKAAISLGVSAEQIANLNWGTLFTKNLIPVTLGNIVGGAFFVGTIYWFVYLKKGKSAQ, from the coding sequence ATGGAAAGGTCTGTTGTAAGTCCTTCGGAAAATGCTGAGAGTTTTGTCGAGATAGGTTTTGCGAAAACCAATTTGACTATCGTGAAGGAATTCGTGCTGGGTATTCTGGGCGGTGCATTCATTGCATTTGCGGCGCAGGGGTCCAACGTGGCGATACACACTATCGGTTCAGTGGGACTTTCCAAGACCCTGGCAGGCGCATTATTTGCGACGGGCCTTATGATGGTAGTCGTTTCCGGAGCAGAGCTTTTCACGGGTAACAGTCTTATTGTCATTTCCTGTTTGCAAAAGAAGTCGAAATGGGTTTCTATGTTCAGGAACTGGCTCTTCGTTTACTTAGGAAACTTTGCGGGTTCCTTACTTATAGCTTACTTCGTTCTCCATTCAGGCCAGCTCGGCTTTTCCGAAGGTCTGCTGGGTGGATATACAATCAAGATTGCGGCTTATAAGACGGGTCTTAGTTTCGAAAGCGCATTCTTTATGGGGATTTTGTGCAACTGGCTCGTCTGCATAGCCATATGGATGGCATCCGCATCCAAAGACATAGCCGGCAAGATTCTCGCCATCTTCTTCCCGATATGGCTTTTCATTACCTCAGGCTTTGAACATTCCGTGGCAAACATGTATTATATTCCCGCAGGAATTCTCGCAAAGGCAAATGAAGAATTTGCCAAGGCCGCGATTTCTCTTGGAGTCAGTGCTGAGCAGATCGCCAATCTAAACTGGGGAACTCTCTTCACGAAGAATCTAATACCGGTGACTCTTGGAAACATCGTAGGAGGCGCTTTCTTTGTCGGTACAATCTACTGGTTTGTCTACTTGAAGAAAGGAAAGTCGGCACAATAA
- a CDS encoding IS256 family transposase, with protein MKFDREKIKSLIEKNGFENVGDVQEAMKELFGDVIKEMLEGELEDELGYSKHDYKNKETDNSRNGHSKKTVRSDYGEIELEIPRDRKGEFEPVVVKKHQRDISGIEDQIISMYARGMTVRDIQSHIEDIYGSRLSAESVSRITDKILPLVSEWRNRPLESAYAIVYMDAVFFRVVESNQVRKKALYIALGVSLNGHKDILGMWISETEGASYWLSILNELKNRGVEDVAIFSIDALSGMEEAIEAVYPFSEVQKCIVHQIRNTMRYVTWRDRRPLARDLKTIYQAPTREAGWNALLALEEKWGDKYHLSIKSWKDNWETLSTFFQYPEELRRLVYTTNPIESVNRQLRKVTKNKGVFPTDNSLLKMAYLAIMNITKKWTVRTLDWSRILTQLVIKYERLAKYIS; from the coding sequence ATGAAATTTGACAGAGAAAAGATCAAGTCGTTAATCGAGAAGAATGGATTTGAAAACGTTGGAGATGTTCAAGAGGCAATGAAGGAATTGTTTGGTGACGTAATCAAAGAAATGCTTGAAGGAGAACTGGAAGATGAGCTTGGATATTCGAAGCATGACTACAAGAACAAAGAGACTGACAATTCCAGGAATGGACATAGCAAGAAGACAGTTAGGAGCGATTACGGAGAAATAGAACTTGAGATACCAAGAGACAGGAAAGGTGAATTTGAACCGGTTGTTGTGAAGAAACACCAGAGGGACATTTCTGGTATAGAGGATCAGATAATCTCCATGTATGCAAGGGGAATGACAGTAAGAGATATTCAGAGTCATATAGAGGATATCTACGGTTCCAGATTGTCTGCAGAGAGCGTAAGCAGGATAACGGACAAGATACTGCCACTGGTCTCCGAATGGAGAAACAGACCATTAGAATCTGCGTATGCGATAGTCTACATGGATGCCGTATTCTTCAGGGTCGTTGAAAGCAACCAGGTAAGGAAGAAAGCACTCTATATAGCCTTAGGAGTATCCCTAAATGGCCACAAAGACATTCTAGGCATGTGGATAAGTGAAACAGAAGGAGCAAGCTACTGGCTAAGCATTCTCAACGAATTGAAGAATCGCGGGGTTGAAGACGTGGCAATCTTCTCAATAGATGCATTAAGCGGAATGGAAGAAGCCATAGAGGCTGTATATCCATTCTCAGAGGTTCAGAAGTGCATAGTTCACCAGATAAGAAACACCATGAGATATGTTACCTGGAGGGATCGTAGACCTCTAGCACGCGATCTCAAGACAATTTATCAGGCACCTACAAGAGAGGCAGGATGGAATGCATTGCTTGCACTAGAAGAGAAGTGGGGCGACAAATACCACTTGTCAATAAAAAGCTGGAAAGATAACTGGGAAACTCTCTCAACCTTCTTTCAATATCCAGAGGAACTGAGAAGATTGGTTTATACAACTAATCCCATTGAATCAGTTAATAGACAACTCAGGAAGGTGACGAAGAACAAAGGAGTCTTTCCAACAGACAATTCTCTCTTAAAGATGGCTTATCTAGCAATAATGAACATAACAAAGAAATGGACAGTAAGAACTCTTGATTGGTCCAGGATCCTTACTCAACTTGTGATAAAGTATGAAAGATTAGCTAAGTACATAAGCTGA
- a CDS encoding tetratricopeptide repeat-containing diguanylate cyclase, whose amino-acid sequence MTEKRSIKEIMKAYSEVPDKDFRQKLKILNELSQTMFKEGKPLLASETVKAELSRIEAPACIELANITHNMIKYSCVVGNYDASIEYALKAVDLFKEFGTADDVNDVIGNIGGVYVYMERFEESLEYTDKALEYARAIGDDLAVANFQNNKAVALKGLERFEEAMDCLNKAIEIKLSLRKKADLCNSYFNLSEVLISAERYDEVPAIFKKTEPLVKEIEDPAGSAEFDFLKAQYYMGTGNYAKALEKIESYIEYQKESGSMSKVPGALRNKIKIHEELGEEGLALETYRELDLLSQRTYKETCSARAAELAASFRFQQKMHEIQLLSNQNLELQEAKTTIEKQYEELLEIDSKLKKANELLEKQAEIDPLTGLLNQKKMYPIIEREINRATRYGTPLSMIMIDLDNFKNVNDTYGHLQGDILLKNVAGIIRSSLRKVDFVFRYGGEEFLVLLPSSDLQMASSTADRLRDELAKTTYPKVTMSAGVSSWSGEDATHFIQKTDHLLYAAKGKGKNRVEFQKGS is encoded by the coding sequence ATGACCGAGAAGAGATCGATCAAAGAGATTATGAAAGCCTATTCAGAAGTCCCCGATAAGGATTTCCGGCAAAAGCTCAAAATTTTGAATGAGCTTTCTCAGACTATGTTCAAAGAGGGCAAGCCTCTTCTCGCATCGGAGACTGTTAAAGCCGAGCTTTCTAGAATTGAAGCCCCGGCATGTATCGAGCTGGCAAACATTACGCATAACATGATTAAGTACTCATGCGTTGTGGGCAATTATGATGCATCTATCGAGTATGCATTGAAGGCAGTTGACCTTTTCAAGGAGTTCGGAACGGCCGACGATGTCAACGACGTGATTGGAAACATTGGTGGCGTATATGTCTACATGGAGCGTTTTGAAGAATCTCTCGAGTACACCGACAAGGCTCTAGAATACGCTAGAGCAATAGGTGATGATCTCGCAGTAGCTAACTTTCAGAACAATAAAGCCGTCGCACTGAAAGGTCTGGAAAGATTTGAAGAAGCCATGGATTGCTTGAACAAGGCGATAGAAATAAAGCTCTCTCTACGAAAGAAAGCAGATCTCTGCAACAGCTACTTCAATCTCTCCGAAGTGCTGATCAGCGCGGAAAGGTATGACGAAGTTCCCGCGATCTTCAAGAAAACCGAACCTCTAGTCAAAGAAATCGAAGATCCTGCAGGGTCTGCTGAATTCGATTTTCTTAAGGCTCAGTACTACATGGGAACTGGCAACTATGCAAAGGCTCTGGAAAAAATCGAAAGTTATATAGAGTATCAGAAAGAGTCTGGAAGCATGTCGAAAGTGCCTGGCGCACTAAGAAATAAGATTAAGATTCATGAAGAGCTTGGAGAAGAGGGGCTGGCTCTCGAAACGTACAGGGAACTTGACCTCTTGTCCCAAAGAACTTACAAGGAAACCTGCAGTGCCAGGGCCGCTGAGCTGGCGGCTTCATTCAGATTTCAGCAGAAGATGCACGAAATACAGTTACTGAGCAATCAGAACTTAGAACTTCAGGAAGCAAAGACAACTATCGAAAAGCAATATGAAGAACTTCTCGAAATCGACAGCAAACTCAAGAAGGCAAATGAGCTACTCGAGAAACAGGCCGAGATAGATCCATTGACCGGCCTCCTCAACCAGAAGAAGATGTACCCCATAATAGAAAGAGAGATAAATAGAGCCACAAGATACGGGACTCCTCTATCCATGATCATGATAGATCTTGACAACTTCAAAAACGTCAACGATACTTATGGTCACCTGCAGGGGGACATCCTTCTCAAGAATGTGGCGGGCATAATCAGGTCTTCTCTAAGAAAGGTTGACTTCGTTTTCAGGTATGGTGGCGAGGAATTTCTTGTTCTTTTGCCCTCAAGCGATTTGCAAATGGCAAGTTCTACCGCAGATCGTCTCCGGGATGAGCTGGCCAAGACCACATATCCTAAGGTGACGATGAGCGCTGGTGTCTCCAGCTGGTCAGGCGAAGATGCGACTCATTTCATTCAAAAGACCGACCACCTGTTATACGCAGCGAAAGGCAAAGGAAAGAACAGAGTCGAATTTCAGAAAGGCTCTTGA